Proteins co-encoded in one Arachis hypogaea cultivar Tifrunner chromosome 11, arahy.Tifrunner.gnm2.J5K5, whole genome shotgun sequence genomic window:
- the LOC112723436 gene encoding uncharacterized protein: MLEQLLIFTRGGLILWTCRELGNALKGSPIDTLIRSCLLEERSGDASYNYDAPGASYSLKWTFHNDLGLVFVAVYQRILHLLYVDDLLAAVKREFSQIYDEKRTEYRDFDEIFRQLKAEAEARAEDLKKANPVGRTVAGGGGNSNSKKQGLGHKVGSEGGGGGKKKSSGGDGDGDGDRKKGGRLENGHTNDNFVVVKETNLKGSSVNGKENESSNLGAFDVNRLQKLRSKGGNGKKGGDGAVSAKGPSKAEPPKKAVKKNRVWDDSTPETKLDFTDHGADDGGDRKVDFLAKEQGESMMDKDEVVSSDSEDEEEEDGDDTGKNSKPDAKKKGWFSSMFQSIAGKANLEKSDLEPALKALKDRLMTKNVAEEIAEKLCESVAASLEGKKLASFTRISSTVHAAMEEALVRILTPRRSIDILRDVHAAKEQRKPYVVVFVGVNGVGKSTNLAKVAYWLQQHNVSVMMAACDTFRSGAVEQLRTHARRLEIPIFEKGYEKDPAVVAKEAIQEASRNGSDVVLVDTAGRMQDNEPLMRALSKLIYLNNPDLVLFVGEALVGNDAVDQLSKFNQKLADLSTSSTPRLIDGILLTKFDTIDDKVGAALSMVYISGAPVMFVGCGQSYTDLKKLNVKSIVKTLLK, encoded by the exons ATGTTGGAGCAGTTGTTGATATTTACGAGGGGAGGCTTGATCCTGTGGACATGCAGGGAGCTCGGTAACGCCCTCAAGGGTTCTCCGATCGACACCTTGATTCGATCTTGTTTGTTGGAAGAGCGATCCGGTGACGCCAGCTACAACTACGATGCACCTGGAGCTTCTTACTCCCTCAAGTGGACCTTCCACAACGATCTAGGGCTTGTTTTTGTTGCGGTCTACCAGCGGATTCTCCACCTCCTTTATGTCGACGATCTTCTCGCCGCCGTCAAGCGCGAATTCTCGCAGATCTACGACGAGAAGAGGACGGAGTACCGAGATTTTGACGAGATTTTCCGCCAGCTGAAGGCGGAGGCTGAGGCACGAGCTGAGGATCTCAAGAAGGCGAATCCTGTTGGGAGGACCGTCGCCGGTGGCGGTGGGAATAGCAACAGCAAGAAGCAGGGGTTAGGGCACAAGGTTGGATccgaaggtggtggtggtggtaagaaGAAGAGCAGTGGTGGTGATGGAGATGGTGATGGTGATAGGAAGAAAGGGGGTAGATTGGAGAATGGACACACTAATGATAATTTTGTTGTAGTTAAAGAGACTAACTTGAAAGGTAGTAGTGTGAATGGTAAGGAGAATGAGAGCTCCAATCTTGGGGCTTTTGATGTAAATAGGCTTCAAAAGCTTAGGTCCAAAGGTGGGAATGGGAAGAAGGGAGGTGATGGTGCTGTTTCTGCCAAGGGTCCTTCCAAGGCGGAGCCTCCAAAGAAGGCAGTGAAGAAGAATAGGGTTTGGGATGATTCGACCCCTGAGACCAAACTGGATTTTACAGATCATGGGGCTGATGATGGTGGGGATAGGAAAGTTGATTTTCTGGCTAAAGAGCAAGGGGAGAGTATGATGGATAAGGATGAAGTTGTTAGCAGCGATAGCGAGgatgaagaggaggaggatgGTGATGACACTGGGAAGAACAGTAAGCCTGATGCTAAGAAGAAGGGCTGGTTTTCCTCTATGTTCCAGAG TATTGCTGGGAAAGCAAATTTGGAGAAGTCAGACTTGGAACCAGCTTTGAAAGCTCTGAAGGATAGGCTGATGACCAAGAATGTG GCTGAGGAAATAGCGGAGAAACTATGTGAATCAGTGGCAGCAAGTCTTGAAGGAAAGAAGCTAGCTTCATTTACAAGGATATCTTCAACAGTGCAT GCTGCAATGGAAGAAGCCCTTGTGCGTATTTTAACCCCTAGACGCTCTATTGACATATTGAGGGATGTGCATGCTGCCAAGGAGCAAAGGAAACCATATGTTGTTGTATTTGTTGGAGTTAATGGAGTTGGAAAATCTACTAATCTGGCTAAG GTTGCGTACTGGCTTCAGCAACACAACGTCAGTGTCATGATGGCTGCATGTGATACATTTCGGTCAGGGGCTGTTGAGCAGCTGCGGACCCATGCACGCAGACTTgag ATCCCTATATTCGAGAAGGGTTATGAGAAAGATCCTGCTGTTGTGGCAAAAGAAGCAATTCAGGAAGCTTCACGTAATGGTTCTGATGTGGTTCTGGTTGATACCGCTGGTCGTATGCAG GACAATGAACCACTGATGAGAGCACTTTCAAAGCTCATATACCTCAACAATCCTGACCTGGTTCTATTTGTCGGAGAAGCACTGGTTGGTAATGATGCTGTTGATCAGCTTTCGAAGTTCAATCAG AAATTGGCAGACCTTTCTACTTCTTCCACACCCAGATTAATAGATGGGATCTTGCTCACAAAGTTTGACACCATTGATGATAAG GTTGGAGCTGCGCTCTCTATGGTATACATATCTGGAGCTCCGGTCATGTTTGTGGGTTGCGGACAGTCCTATACCGATCTTAAGAAACTGAATGTTAAATCAATTGTGAAGACCCTCCTTAAGTGA
- the LOC112723441 gene encoding early nodulin-16-like produces the protein MASIQNVSPFPLFFLIIMMSTTLLLLIFNSEGREFLVGGSEDSWKVPLPSPDFLNRWAGTHRFKIGDALIFKYDNMTESVQMVPEEDYESCERVGDDHQRFNDGNTKVILRSSGPIHFISGQESHCHMGLKLAVVVMSAIHHHQPTSPNHSLPLPPSPSPAAPLSSNQGALARTPPAGFIMGFEVSLVMLFFIVI, from the exons ATGGCTTCCATACAAAATGTATCTCCATTTCCATTATTCTTCTTGATCATCATGATGTCAACGACATTGTTGCTACTAATTTTCAACTCTGAAGGCAGAGAATTTTTGGTTGGAGGCAGTGAAGATTCTTGGAAGGTTCCACTTCCATCACCAGATTTTCTCAACCGGTGGGCTGGCACCCACCGCTTCAAAATCGGTGATGCCCTCA TATTCAAATACGACAACATGACAGAATCGGTGCAAATGGTGCCTGAGGAGGACTATGAAAGTTGTGAGAGGGTTGGAGATGATCACCAGAGATTCAACGATGGGAATACCAAAGTGATTTTGAGGAGTTCAGGTCCAATTCACTTCATAAGTGGACAAGAATCTCATTGCCACATGGGTTTGAAGCTTGCAGTGGTTGTTATGTCTGCCATTCACCACCACCAACCAACTTCTCCTAATCATTCACTGCCCCTGCCTCCCTCGCCCTCGCCGGCGGCGCCACTGTCAAGTAATCAAGGTGCTCTTGCTCGCACTCCACCTGCCGGATTCATCATGGGTTTCGAAGTTTCATTGGTCATGCTGTTCTTCATCGTTATTTGA